Within the Pseudomonas putida genome, the region CTTGCGCAGCGGCGAAAAGCTCTACGTCGTGCGCCAGGGCGATGTGATTGACGACACCTACCGCCTCGATCGGGTCTCGGCCAATGAGCTGGGCCTGGTCTACCTGCCTTTGCACCAGTCACAGACATTGTCTGTCGGGAGCGCACCATGAAGCCATCGAAGTTGTGCAAGCCTGCTCCGTTCATGCTGCTGGCGCTCTGCGTGGCCATTGCCGGCTGCGGGTCGAGCGCGGTGCGCAAAGACAGCCAGGCGCTGATGAAAGAAGGCCAGTACGAGGCCGGTATCGCTCGCCTGGAAGAGGCGCTGCGCGACGACCCACGCGACACCGAACTGAACATCGCCTTGGCCCAAGGCCGCCAGCAAGCGGTCGAGGCGCTGCTGAGCCAGGCCGACAGCGACCGCATGCGCCACGACTTTGCGAGTGCGCGCCTGGGTTACGGCCGCGTGCTCACCTTGGAACCGAACAACCGCCGCGCCCAGGAGGGCATCCGCCAGCTGGAACTGATGCGCACCCTCGATGACCGCGTTGCGCTGGGCCAGGCTGCGCTGCGCCAGGGCGACCTGTTCGGCGCCGAGCGCTACATGCGTGAAGTCCTGCGCCTGGACCCGCAAAACCAGAAGGGCATCATGCTGCGCAGCGATATCGAGAACGTCCAGGCGCGTACGGCGCAGCCTTTCCCGCAACTGCGCAGCAAGCTGGAACGGCCGGTGACCCTGGAGTTTCGTGACGCCGAGCTGAAGATCATTTTCGAAGTGCTGTCCCAGGTGGCCGGCATCAACTTCATCTTCGACAAGGACCTGCGCCCGGACATGAAGGCCACCATTTTCGTGCGCGAGGTGCGTATCGAGGATGCCATCGCCCTGTTGCTGGAGCAGAACCAGCTGCGCCAGAAGATCGTCAACGACAACACCTTGCTGGTCTACCCCGACTCGCCGCAGAAGACCAAGGACTACCAGGAACTGGTCATGCGCACCTTCTACCTGACCAGCATCGATGCCAATACCGCCCTGAACATGGTCAAGACCATGCTCAAGACCCGCGATGTATTCGTTGACGAGCGCCTCAATACCCTGACCATGCGCGACACCCCCGACGCCGTGCGCATGGCCGAGAAACTGCTGCAGTCGCAGGACCAGTCCAACCCCGAGGTGGTGCTGGAAGTGGAGGTGATGGAGGTGGCCCGCTCGCGCATCCTCGACCTTGGCCTGCAATGGCCCAATACCTTCGGGGTGCTCAGCGATGAGGGCAACCCGGTGAGCGTGCTGGACCAGTTGCGCGGCATCAACTCCGGGCGTATCAGCATCTCGCCGGCGCCCCAGGCCAAGATCAACGCCCAGGACAAGGACATCAACACCCTGGCCAGCCCGGTGATCCGCGTCAGCAACCGCGAGCAGGCGCGCATCCACATCGGCCAGCGTGTGCCGATCATCAGCGCCACCTCGGTCCCTTCCACCCAAGGGCCGGTGATCACCGAAAGCGTCACCTACCTGGATGTCGGCCTGAAGCTTGAAGTGCAGCCTACCGTGCACCTGAACAACGAGGTGGCGATCAAGGTGGCGCTGGAGGTCAGCAACGCCACCCCGCTGGAGCCTACCCGCCAGGGCACCATCCCGGTCCAGGTCGACACCCGCAATGCCCAGACCAGCCTGCGCCTGCACGACGGCGAAACCCAGGTGCTGGCGGGGCTGGTGCGCAACGACAAGACCTCCAGCGGCAACAAGATCCCCGGGCTGGGCGATATCCCTGGCCTGGGCCGGCTGTTCGGCAGCAACCGCGATGACATGAGCAAGTCCGAACTGGTACTGGCGATCACCCCGCGGATCGTGCGCAACCTGCCTTACCAGAGCCCCTCGGACATGGAGTTCGCCACCGGTACCGAATCGAGCATGCAGGTGCGCCAACTGGCCCAGCCGTTGCCGGCCGGCGCGCTGCCGGCCGATGAGCCGGGCCAAGCGCCTGGCGATGCACCGGTTGTCGACAGCCAGATGGCGGTGGTGCCTGCCAGCAAGGGCCCACGGCCATGAAACGCCGCGTGCAAGGCTTCAGCCTGATCGAGGTGGTGCTGACCCTGGCATTGCTCGGGCTGCTCGCCAGCATGGCGGCACCGCTGACCGAAACCGTGGTGCGCCGCACCAAGGAGCAACAATTGCGTCAGGCGCTGTACCAGATCCGCGATGCCATCGATGCCTACAAGCGTGCCTTCGACGCAGGTTTCATCGAGAAAGGCCTGGACGCCAGTGGCTACCCGCCAAACCTGCAGGTATTGGTCGACGGGGTGCGCGATGTGCGCAGCGCCAAGGGCAACAAGTTCTACTTCCTGCGGCGCATCCCGCACGACCCGCTGGTGGCGGCAAAGGACGATGACGGCGGTGGCTGGGGCGTGCGCGCCTATGACAGCGGGCCGGACGACCCACGGGAAGGCGAAGACGTTTACGACGTGTACTCCAAGGCCCGCGGCAAAGGCCTCAACAACATCCCCTACGGGCAATGGTGACGGCCATGAAGCGCAGCCGAGGTTTCACGCTGATCGAACTGCTGGTGGTGATGGCAATCATCGCCACGCTGATGACCATTGCCATGCCGCGTTACTTCAACAGCCTGGAAAGCTCCCGTGAAGCTGCCCTGCGCCAGAGCCTGGCGGTACTGCGTGAGGCGTTGGACCACTACTACGGCGACACCGGTCGCTACCCGGACTCGCTGGAGCAACTGGTCGAGCAGCGCTACCTGCGCAACACCCCGGTCGACCCGATCACCGAACGCGGTGATGCCTGGCAACTGCTGCCGCCGCCTGAAGGCGTGGCCGGTGGCGTGGCCGACATCAAGAGCGGTGCAACAGGGAGGGCACGTGATGGCAGCCACTTCGCTGAATGGTAAGGCCTGCGAAGGCTTCACCTACCTGGGTGTATTGCTGCTGATCGCAGCCAGCAGTGTGGCCCTGGCGTCCAGCGGCACGCTGTGGGCCAGCGCGGCGCAGCGCGAAAAGGAGCGCCAGTTGCTGTGGGTGGGGGGCCAGTATGCCCAGGCCCTGCGC harbors:
- a CDS encoding secretin N-terminal domain-containing protein; translation: MKPSKLCKPAPFMLLALCVAIAGCGSSAVRKDSQALMKEGQYEAGIARLEEALRDDPRDTELNIALAQGRQQAVEALLSQADSDRMRHDFASARLGYGRVLTLEPNNRRAQEGIRQLELMRTLDDRVALGQAALRQGDLFGAERYMREVLRLDPQNQKGIMLRSDIENVQARTAQPFPQLRSKLERPVTLEFRDAELKIIFEVLSQVAGINFIFDKDLRPDMKATIFVREVRIEDAIALLLEQNQLRQKIVNDNTLLVYPDSPQKTKDYQELVMRTFYLTSIDANTALNMVKTMLKTRDVFVDERLNTLTMRDTPDAVRMAEKLLQSQDQSNPEVVLEVEVMEVARSRILDLGLQWPNTFGVLSDEGNPVSVLDQLRGINSGRISISPAPQAKINAQDKDINTLASPVIRVSNREQARIHIGQRVPIISATSVPSTQGPVITESVTYLDVGLKLEVQPTVHLNNEVAIKVALEVSNATPLEPTRQGTIPVQVDTRNAQTSLRLHDGETQVLAGLVRNDKTSSGNKIPGLGDIPGLGRLFGSNRDDMSKSELVLAITPRIVRNLPYQSPSDMEFATGTESSMQVRQLAQPLPAGALPADEPGQAPGDAPVVDSQMAVVPASKGPRP
- a CDS encoding type II secretion system protein gives rise to the protein MKRRVQGFSLIEVVLTLALLGLLASMAAPLTETVVRRTKEQQLRQALYQIRDAIDAYKRAFDAGFIEKGLDASGYPPNLQVLVDGVRDVRSAKGNKFYFLRRIPHDPLVAAKDDDGGGWGVRAYDSGPDDPREGEDVYDVYSKARGKGLNNIPYGQW
- a CDS encoding type II secretion system protein gives rise to the protein MKRSRGFTLIELLVVMAIIATLMTIAMPRYFNSLESSREAALRQSLAVLREALDHYYGDTGRYPDSLEQLVEQRYLRNTPVDPITERGDAWQLLPPPEGVAGGVADIKSGATGRARDGSHFAEW